GCAGCCATCGTTGGCGGCATTGCCCGTCTGGACGATCAGCCGGTGATGATCATCGGTCACCAGAAAGGCCGCGAAGTGCGCGAGAAGGTTCGTCGCAACTTCGGTATGCCGCGTCCGGAAGGCTATCGCAAGGCGTGCCGTTTGATGGAAATGGCCGAGCGTTTCAAAATGCCGATCCTGACCTTCATCGACACCCCGGGTGCTTACCCTGGCATCGACGCCGAAGAGCGCAACCAGAGCGAAGCGATTGCCTGGAACCTGCGTGTCATGGCTCGCCTGAAAACCCCCATCATCGCCACCGTGATCGGTGAGGGTGGTTCCGGTGGTGCATTGGCGATCGGGGTCTGCGATCAGTTGAACATGCTGCAATACTCGACCTACGCGGTGATTTCGCCGGAAGGTTGCGCCTCGATTCTGTGGAAAACTGCCGAGAAGGCGCCGGATGCCGCTGAAGCCATGGGCATTACTGCCGAGCGTCTGAAGGGCCTGGGCATTGTCGATAAAGTGATCGGCGAGCCATTGGGCGGCGCTCATCGTGATCCGGCCGCCGCGGCAGCCTCGATCCGCGCCGAGCTGAGCTCGCAACTGGCGATGCTGAAGAAGTTCGATAACGAGGCGCTGTTGGCCCGTCGTTACGAGCGTCTGATGAGCTACGGTCTCTGATCTGACGCTGCTTCGGCAAATGCTGGATAACCAATGTGGGAGCGGGCTTGCTCGCTCCCACATTTGATTTGTGCGAAGTGATTGATATGAGTCAGCCCACGATTGATTTGCCTACCCGACTCCTGCGCAACCTCACGCCTTGGCGCACCGCCACAACCTGGCGCATCGCGTTCTCCGGTGGTCTCGATTCCACCGTCCTGCTGCACCTTCTCGCGCACCTTGCGAACACCCAATCCCTGCCAGCGCTGACCGCCATCCATGTCCACCATGGCCTCCAGGCTGCGGCTGATGCGTGGCCGGAACATTGTCAGTCGGTCTGTGGTGCGTTGGGAGTGCCGCTAGAGATCGTGCGCGTTCAGGTTGAACCCGGCGCCAGCCTTGAGCGTGCGGCGCGGGATGCGCGTTATGGCGCCTTCATCGCGGCGACTCACGCTGGCGAAGTGCTGCTCACCGGCCAACACCGTGACGATCAGGCGGAAACTCTATTGTTTCGGCTGATGCGTGGGGCAGGAGTGAGAGGGTTGTCGGGGATGCCGAGCGAGCGTCCTTTGGGCCGGGGGCATCTGCTGCGACCCTTGCTCGACGTCACGCGCGCCGAGCTTGAGGCCTACGCGACGGAATATCAGTTGAGCTGGATCGAGGATCCGTCGAACCAGGACCGCCAGTTCTCGCGCAATTACCTGCGTCATCAGGTGTTCCCCGTGTTGACCGCGCGCTGGCCGCAAGCGGTGGCGACCATGGCCCGCAGCGCTGCGCATCTGAGCGAAGCGCAGGGACTGCTCGACGAGTTGGCGCAAATCGATCTGGCCCACGCCACCACGGTCAGTGATTTCGATTGGCTGGGGTTGCCGTCGCTGGAGCTGGCACCCCTGGAAAAACTGTCTGATGCGCGCCAGCGCAACGCGTTAAGTTATTGGCTAAAACCGCTGACGACTTTGCCGGACAGTGACCATTGGTCGGGTTGGGAAAATTTGCGTGATGCGACCGGCGATGCGCGTCCGGTCTGGCGACTCGCAGCGGGTGAATTGCATCGCGCGGGCGGGCGTCTCTGGTGGTTGTCTGGTGGTTGGCTGCGCATTCCGCCATCCCCAGTGTCTTGGGCTGATCCCGCGGTATCACTGGCGTTGCCGGATAACGGCGTCCTTACGTTCGCCGGTCAGCCCCCCGATGGCCCGCTGCAAATCCGCTATCGTGAGGGAGGCGAGATCATGAACCTGCCCGATCGCGGCCACCGTGACTTGAAGCGTTTACTCAACGAAAGCGGCATTCCGGGCTTCGCCCGTGGCAGATTGCCGCTGGTCTACAGAGGCCAGCAATTGCTGGCGGTGGCGAACCTGCGGGGGCTAAATGGCGGTGAGCAAGGTGGTTGGTATTTGCATTGGCAGCCGCTGATCGAAGATCAAGGTTTGAGCTGAAAGGGGCTTTCCGGTAGACTACGCTCCCTTCTTGATACAACTTCTGTGGATTCGCCTGAATCGCAGGAGTTGCCGATTACCAAGCAGTCTTTGCTGGGCGATTCCAAAAAATGTGTAGCGAGCAACCTACCGGTGTTTCATCTACCGGTCTGTCCCAACGCGGCGGTTTTTTTGAAAGGTGCACTGTGATTAATGCAGGTGATCGGGGGCTTCGGCCTTCCTTCGCTTTCCCCGGCGGCTCGGACCGCTTTAACGCAGACTTCTAGGGTTTTTCATGACGCGCTACATATTCGTCACGGGCGGTGTTGTTTCTTCATTGGGGAAAGGCATTGCCTCGGCTTCATTGGCGGCCATCCTGGAGGCGCGGGGACTTAAGGTCACCATGCTGAAGCTGGACCCGTACATCAACGTTGACCCGGGCACCATGAGCCCGTTCCAGCACGGTGAAGTGTTCGTCACCCACGACGGCGCCGAGACCGACCTGGACCTGGGCCACTACGAGCGGTTCATCCGCACGACCATGACCCAGAACAACAACTTCACCACCGGCCGTGTTTACGAACACGTCCTGCGCAAAGAGCGCCGTGGTGATTACCTGGGCGCAACCATTCAGGTGATCCCGCACATCACCGACGAAATCAAGCGCCGGATCATCAAGGGCGCCGGCGATGCCGACGTGGCCATGGTCGAGATCGGTGGCACCGTGGGTGACATCGAGTCGCAACCGTTCCTCGAAGCGATCCGTCAATTGCGTTTCGAAGTCGGCGCCAAGCGCGCGATGCTGATG
The window above is part of the Pseudomonas sp. B21-048 genome. Proteins encoded here:
- a CDS encoding acetyl-CoA carboxylase carboxyltransferase subunit alpha, with the protein product MNPNFLDFEQPIADLQAKIEELRLVGNDNSLNIGDEISRLQDKSSTLTEDIFGKLTSWQIARMARHPKRPYTLDYIEHIFTEFDELHGDRHFSDDAAIVGGIARLDDQPVMIIGHQKGREVREKVRRNFGMPRPEGYRKACRLMEMAERFKMPILTFIDTPGAYPGIDAEERNQSEAIAWNLRVMARLKTPIIATVIGEGGSGGALAIGVCDQLNMLQYSTYAVISPEGCASILWKTAEKAPDAAEAMGITAERLKGLGIVDKVIGEPLGGAHRDPAAAAASIRAELSSQLAMLKKFDNEALLARRYERLMSYGL
- the tilS gene encoding tRNA lysidine(34) synthetase TilS, with protein sequence MSQPTIDLPTRLLRNLTPWRTATTWRIAFSGGLDSTVLLHLLAHLANTQSLPALTAIHVHHGLQAAADAWPEHCQSVCGALGVPLEIVRVQVEPGASLERAARDARYGAFIAATHAGEVLLTGQHRDDQAETLLFRLMRGAGVRGLSGMPSERPLGRGHLLRPLLDVTRAELEAYATEYQLSWIEDPSNQDRQFSRNYLRHQVFPVLTARWPQAVATMARSAAHLSEAQGLLDELAQIDLAHATTVSDFDWLGLPSLELAPLEKLSDARQRNALSYWLKPLTTLPDSDHWSGWENLRDATGDARPVWRLAAGELHRAGGRLWWLSGGWLRIPPSPVSWADPAVSLALPDNGVLTFAGQPPDGPLQIRYREGGEIMNLPDRGHRDLKRLLNESGIPGFARGRLPLVYRGQQLLAVANLRGLNGGEQGGWYLHWQPLIEDQGLS